The following coding sequences lie in one Streptomyces xiamenensis genomic window:
- a CDS encoding sensor histidine kinase, protein MQGRFKREGSAAGEPEQGGATQRGSSGGPASSGDPARNAPGSGEAPADRSTAQNDPTAAAEARPSRAGSRLALRNWRISTRLVSLIALPVMAATVLGGLRIQSSMDDIEQLDTMQLLTDMTQQATLLAAALQEERDRSAGPLVAGMSAKSDEIATARERTDDARGAFSDATNAITADDDVMRGVQATVLDISRQLTGIKEIRDEAYADPDYVSQTIMRYNDLIEALLSLSQDMAQATSNSEMIRSTRALATFSAAKEHASIQRAVITAGLARGERDGDEMGLSPSDWRYGKTHAASEAASLNSFTQIYGNDLGASGLLDPLEGGIVNVVSADTYRDMVFASLDGIQRQERSYRDWFDQDRTKIDAMNAIERTLITEMEEQARDLRDEAQQEAILNGAIVVLVLGISLVGAFVVARSMVRSLRRLQDTAQEVAHKRLPEVVRQMSEAEPEDVDTSVQSVGVHTRDEIGRVAEAFDDVHREAVRLAGEQALLRGNVNAMFTNLSRRSQGLIQRQLSLISELESREADPDQLSSLFKLDHLATRMRRNGENLLVLAGEEPGRRWTRPVPLVDVLRAAASEVEQYERIELSAVPKTDVAGRVVNDLVHLLAELLENATSFSSPQTKVKVTGHALPDGRVLVEIHDTGIGLSPEDLAEINDRLANPPTVDVSVSRRMGLFVVGRLSLRHGIRIQLRPSDSGGTTALVMLPAEVAQGAGRGPRPGQGGAGMPGGGMPGGAAGAPAAAPPTTTVQRETPPGRPGGPQAPGGRGRGLANLGKGPSASRGQVAGGQERPALPPRPGNTSFPTTGSGSPAAPANPTASEPGRDPLTGAPGDGAPDRSGRPSWASRVEDSGRIPVVGDPSEGPRGHEEPDTGEYARPGFTGASGPAPRPAAPSGRSQQFDAFGDTGEFRSPTAQGPGPGRPGAGYPADTAEFPAVGGQDFGTGRPGAGRPGPGDYPGAGEFPAIGQNQNQGHSQGQGRQDPGSGGYPSGPADTGAFPALGQGPDQGRQGFPADTGAFPAVGPGSGGGYPDGTGEFPALGQDQGPAGYPADTGEFPAFGTQAPTAGPERYEPQQPAQPAAFTDPLPTGGPTTSERTPIFEEMESTWFGTRRVAPPGPAAPAAPEPAAGPAPATGSGLPVRGRSTPRTEPEAAPGGGGFGAAPRDDFPRTEPAAATPGASPNWRPSPNDELGRQAGQLRQPSAGGVTTSGLPRRVPRANLVAGAAQQSQQQAAPTGPQVSRAPDAVRGRLTNLRRGIQQGRQANSTAGRTDRGSGPRYQ, encoded by the coding sequence GTGCAGGGACGTTTCAAGAGGGAAGGCAGCGCTGCGGGAGAACCGGAGCAGGGTGGTGCCACGCAGCGTGGCTCCTCCGGCGGACCTGCCTCCAGCGGCGACCCGGCGCGGAACGCGCCCGGTTCCGGGGAGGCCCCGGCCGACCGGAGTACCGCCCAGAACGACCCCACGGCCGCTGCCGAGGCGAGACCCAGCCGGGCGGGTTCCCGGCTGGCGCTGCGCAACTGGCGCATCAGCACCCGACTGGTCTCCCTGATCGCGCTCCCCGTGATGGCCGCCACCGTGCTGGGTGGCCTGCGTATCCAGTCCTCGATGGACGACATCGAGCAGCTGGACACGATGCAGCTGCTCACGGACATGACCCAGCAGGCGACCCTGCTGGCCGCCGCCCTCCAGGAGGAGCGCGACCGCTCGGCCGGCCCGCTGGTGGCGGGCATGAGCGCCAAGAGCGACGAGATCGCGACCGCCCGGGAGCGGACGGACGACGCGCGGGGCGCGTTCAGTGACGCCACCAACGCGATAACGGCCGACGACGACGTCATGCGAGGGGTCCAGGCCACCGTCCTGGACATCAGCCGGCAGCTGACCGGCATCAAGGAGATCCGGGACGAGGCGTACGCCGACCCGGACTACGTCTCGCAGACGATCATGCGCTACAACGACCTGATCGAGGCGCTGCTGTCGCTCTCGCAGGACATGGCGCAGGCCACCAGCAACAGCGAGATGATCCGCTCCACCCGGGCCCTGGCCACCTTCTCGGCGGCCAAGGAACACGCCTCCATCCAGCGCGCCGTCATCACCGCCGGCCTCGCCCGCGGCGAACGCGACGGCGACGAGATGGGCCTGTCACCCAGTGACTGGCGGTACGGCAAGACCCACGCGGCCAGTGAGGCGGCCTCGCTCAACAGCTTCACCCAGATCTACGGCAACGACCTCGGCGCCAGCGGCCTGCTCGACCCCCTCGAGGGCGGCATCGTCAACGTCGTCTCGGCCGACACCTACCGCGACATGGTCTTCGCGTCGCTGGACGGCATCCAGCGCCAGGAACGCTCCTACCGTGACTGGTTCGACCAGGACCGCACCAAGATCGACGCGATGAACGCGATCGAGCGGACCCTGATCACCGAGATGGAGGAGCAGGCGCGCGACCTGCGCGACGAGGCCCAGCAGGAAGCCATCCTCAACGGCGCCATCGTGGTGCTGGTGCTCGGCATCTCCCTGGTCGGTGCCTTCGTGGTGGCCCGCTCCATGGTCCGCTCGCTGCGCCGCCTCCAGGACACCGCCCAGGAGGTCGCCCACAAGCGACTGCCCGAGGTCGTGCGCCAGATGTCCGAGGCGGAGCCCGAGGACGTCGACACCTCCGTGCAGTCGGTCGGTGTGCACACCCGGGACGAGATCGGCCGGGTGGCCGAGGCGTTCGACGACGTGCACCGCGAAGCCGTCCGGCTGGCCGGTGAACAGGCCCTGCTGCGGGGGAACGTCAACGCGATGTTCACCAACCTCTCGCGGCGCAGCCAGGGCCTCATCCAGCGTCAGCTGTCGCTCATCTCCGAACTGGAGTCCCGCGAGGCCGACCCCGACCAGCTGTCCTCGCTGTTCAAGCTCGACCACCTCGCCACCCGCATGCGCCGCAACGGCGAGAACCTGCTGGTTCTCGCCGGTGAGGAGCCGGGCCGCCGCTGGACGCGGCCGGTGCCGCTGGTGGACGTGCTGCGCGCCGCGGCCTCCGAGGTGGAGCAGTACGAGCGCATCGAGCTGAGCGCCGTACCGAAGACGGACGTGGCCGGCCGGGTCGTCAACGACCTCGTGCACCTGCTCGCCGAGCTGCTGGAGAACGCCACCTCCTTCTCCTCGCCGCAGACCAAGGTCAAGGTCACCGGTCACGCGCTGCCCGACGGCCGGGTGCTCGTGGAGATCCACGACACCGGCATCGGACTCTCCCCCGAGGACCTGGCCGAGATCAACGACCGGCTGGCCAACCCGCCCACCGTCGACGTCTCCGTCTCGCGCCGGATGGGCCTGTTCGTGGTCGGCCGCCTGTCCCTGCGGCACGGCATCCGCATCCAGCTGCGTCCCTCCGACTCCGGCGGCACCACCGCGCTGGTGATGCTGCCCGCCGAGGTGGCCCAGGGCGCCGGGCGCGGTCCGCGTCCGGGGCAGGGCGGCGCGGGCATGCCCGGCGGCGGCATGCCGGGCGGCGCCGCCGGTGCGCCCGCCGCGGCACCTCCCACCACCACCGTGCAGCGGGAGACCCCGCCCGGACGTCCCGGCGGGCCGCAGGCCCCCGGTGGTCGCGGGCGCGGGCTGGCGAACCTGGGCAAGGGCCCCTCCGCCTCGCGCGGCCAGGTGGCCGGCGGCCAGGAACGCCCCGCGCTGCCGCCCCGGCCCGGCAACACCTCCTTCCCCACCACCGGTTCCGGCTCCCCGGCGGCCCCGGCGAACCCCACCGCGTCCGAGCCGGGGCGTGACCCGCTGACCGGCGCTCCCGGCGACGGCGCGCCCGACCGCTCGGGCCGGCCGAGCTGGGCCAGCCGGGTCGAGGACAGCGGCCGAATACCCGTGGTCGGCGACCCTAGTGAGGGACCGCGCGGACACGAGGAGCCGGACACCGGCGAGTACGCCCGCCCCGGTTTCACCGGCGCCAGCGGCCCCGCGCCGCGCCCGGCCGCCCCCTCCGGCCGCTCCCAGCAGTTCGACGCCTTCGGCGACACCGGCGAGTTCCGCTCGCCCACCGCCCAGGGCCCCGGTCCCGGCCGCCCCGGCGCGGGATACCCCGCCGACACGGCCGAGTTCCCCGCGGTGGGCGGCCAGGACTTCGGTACGGGCCGGCCCGGTGCCGGCCGGCCGGGCCCCGGTGACTACCCGGGCGCCGGCGAGTTCCCGGCGATCGGCCAGAACCAGAACCAGGGCCACAGCCAGGGGCAGGGCCGACAGGACCCCGGCTCCGGTGGCTACCCGTCCGGCCCCGCCGACACCGGCGCCTTCCCCGCACTGGGGCAAGGACCCGACCAGGGCCGTCAGGGCTTCCCCGCCGACACCGGCGCCTTCCCCGCGGTGGGCCCCGGATCCGGCGGCGGCTACCCGGACGGGACCGGGGAGTTCCCGGCCCTCGGCCAGGACCAGGGCCCCGCGGGATACCCCGCCGACACCGGCGAGTTCCCCGCCTTCGGCACGCAGGCGCCCACCGCCGGGCCCGAGCGGTACGAGCCGCAGCAGCCGGCGCAGCCGGCCGCGTTCACCGACCCGCTGCCCACCGGTGGACCCACGACCTCGGAACGCACTCCGATCTTCGAGGAGATGGAGTCCACCTGGTTCGGGACCCGGCGGGTGGCACCTCCGGGCCCCGCGGCTCCCGCCGCGCCGGAACCGGCCGCGGGCCCCGCGCCCGCCACCGGATCGGGGCTGCCGGTACGCGGCCGGAGCACGCCGCGTACCGAACCGGAAGCCGCACCGGGCGGCGGTGGCTTCGGTGCCGCGCCGCGCGACGACTTCCCCCGTACCGAACCGGCCGCCGCGACGCCGGGCGCCTCGCCCAACTGGCGGCCCTCACCCAACGACGAGCTCGGGCGTCAGGCCGGGCAACTGCGTCAGCCGAGCGCCGGCGGGGTGACCACCTCGGGTCTGCCCCGGCGGGTACCGCGCGCCAATCTGGTGGCGGGCGCCGCTCAGCAGTCGCAGCAGCAGGCCGCCCCGACCGGCCCGCAGGTCTCCCGCGCGCCGGACGCAGTCCGGGGCCGGCTGACCAATCTCCGCCGGGGAATTCAGCAGGGGCGCCAGGCCAATTCCACGGCCGGCCGGACCGATCGGGGCTCCGGCCCCAGATACCAGTAG
- a CDS encoding roadblock/LC7 domain-containing protein, protein MSQAAQNLNWLITNFVENTPGVSHTVVVSADGLLLALSEGFPRDRADQLAAVASGLTSLTAGASRIFEGGAVNQTVVEMERGFLFIMSISDGSSLAVLAHPDADIGLVGYEMALLVDRAGTVLTPALRAELQGNLLN, encoded by the coding sequence ATGAGCCAGGCGGCGCAGAACCTGAACTGGTTGATCACCAACTTTGTGGAGAACACTCCTGGGGTGTCGCATACGGTGGTGGTGTCGGCTGACGGTCTTCTGCTGGCGTTGTCCGAGGGTTTTCCCCGGGATCGTGCGGATCAGTTGGCTGCGGTGGCGTCGGGGTTGACGTCGTTGACGGCTGGTGCGTCGCGGATCTTCGAGGGTGGTGCGGTGAATCAGACGGTGGTGGAGATGGAGCGTGGTTTCCTCTTCATCATGTCGATCTCGGATGGTTCGTCGTTGGCGGTGCTGGCGCATCCGGATGCCGATATCGGTCTGGTGGGGTATGAGATGGCCCTTCTCGTCGACCGCGCCGGCACCGTACTGACCCCCGCGCTCCGGGCCGAATTGCAGGGCAACCTGCTCAACTGA
- a CDS encoding DUF742 domain-containing protein — protein MNTPPSQGAYGAGHQPYGHHDDSDQPLVRPYAMTGGRTRPRYQLAIEALVSTSAEPMQLSGLLPEHQRICQLCMEVKSVAEVSALLSMPLGVARILVADLAEAGLIAIHQPDQGEPGGQPDVTLLERVLSGLRKL, from the coding sequence ATGAATACGCCACCCTCGCAGGGCGCCTACGGCGCAGGCCATCAGCCCTACGGTCACCATGACGACAGCGATCAGCCGCTGGTGCGTCCGTACGCCATGACGGGTGGCCGGACCAGGCCGCGTTATCAGCTGGCGATCGAGGCGCTGGTGTCCACCAGCGCCGAGCCGATGCAGCTCTCCGGGCTGCTGCCCGAGCACCAGCGGATCTGCCAGCTGTGCATGGAGGTCAAGTCGGTGGCCGAGGTATCGGCCCTGCTCTCGATGCCGCTGGGTGTGGCGCGCATCCTGGTGGCCGACCTCGCGGAGGCCGGCCTCATCGCGATTCACCAGCCCGACCAGGGCGAACCGGGTGGTCAGCCTGATGTGACACTGCTCGAAAGGGTGCTCAGTGGACTTCGCAAGCTCTAG
- a CDS encoding GTP-binding protein translates to MDFASSSGAGRSAPSRSTTSAKIVVAGGFGVGKTTFVGAVSEINPLRTEAVMTSASAGIDDLTHTGGKTTTTVAMDFGRITLDQDLILYLFGTPGQDRFWFMWDDLVRGAIGAVVLVDTRRLADCFPAVDYFENSGLPFVIALNGFDGHQPYSPEEVREALQIGPDAPIIVTDARHRAEAKSALITLVEHALMARLG, encoded by the coding sequence GTGGACTTCGCAAGCTCTAGCGGTGCGGGCCGTTCGGCTCCTTCCCGTTCCACTACTTCTGCGAAGATTGTGGTCGCGGGTGGGTTTGGTGTGGGGAAGACCACGTTTGTCGGTGCCGTGTCGGAGATCAATCCGCTGCGTACCGAGGCCGTGATGACGTCCGCGTCCGCCGGTATTGATGATCTGACGCATACCGGTGGTAAGACGACCACGACGGTGGCGATGGACTTCGGTCGTATCACGTTGGATCAGGATCTGATTCTGTATCTCTTCGGTACGCCGGGGCAGGATCGTTTCTGGTTCATGTGGGACGACTTGGTGCGTGGTGCCATTGGTGCGGTGGTGCTGGTGGATACGCGTCGGTTGGCGGATTGTTTTCCGGCGGTGGATTACTTCGAGAACAGTGGTCTGCCGTTCGTGATCGCGTTGAACGGGTTCGACGGGCATCAGCCGTATTCTCCGGAGGAGGTGCGGGAGGCGTTGCAGATCGGTCCGGACGCTCCGATCATCGTGACGGACGCGCGGCATCGTGCGGAGGCGAAGTCGGCGCTGATCACCCTCGTCGAACACGCCCTCATGGCCCGCCTGGGCTGA
- a CDS encoding sensor histidine kinase, with translation MSGRGNFTPPTAGAPSGAGEVPERDGGPEPGRGGSRFAPRNWRVATRLNAILLIPALLALIFGGLRVYDAYDTWQEADSAERTAELVRAAGAYAHALIDERDATARPLLEGRPDDPVIERARRLTDEAAAEFRALVQDAPRTESLQRRLALVEATEPTLPALRSAAYGEDLPGVETEEGYIAVQHPLMSFANELGLGTGNITSYGRTVYAISLAKSASSLQRAIGTHLLVDPGPGAAQTQRQLTAFSSYAYLENIARNEYSAAGTEADAARLTEVLTQSGAGTDSELQRMVALIASGADGSELEAAELTPQNWYAASTDRFDAYHTIERELVDTAVGEARDIASTARRDMIISAGVVVTALLLAFVIAMLMARSMSRSMTQLRSAALNVAEDRLPALVEQLSRTQPGSVDTRVEPLPISSRDEIGEVSRAFDHVHREAVRLAAEQALLRGNVNAIFTNLSTRNQGLIERQLGLIGELEAREADPEQLEHLFKLDHLATRMRRNGENLLVLAGEEPGRRLTEPVPLVDVLRAAASEVESYARIDMSGVPANDIHGAVVTDLVHLLAELLENAITFSSPQTKVRVTATRLPDGRIMIEIHDKGIGLTPEDFAEINKRLADPPSVDASVSQRMGLFVVGRLAERHGIRVQLRPSGERSGTTSLVMLPESVTRGGGAEPAVAGEEFTVSRIVTPAQDAHITEAQRQAGLRTAAELGFDDSRYGAPAVAPVPAQPALPQLPQTGTQAPYDRGYEGGYETPRTPPVEPAYDQLSAQGEQFTGYPAPTESPQDGPAGPGQSVGFTAPEPGTAEFRGTTGAGLPRRTPPGPQRHDHAEAAPAPTPASGEAQWDRGPRREARPGGTTSAGLPKRVPRANLTEHSPAEPGAAEGPQVSRDPEDVRGRLSNLHRGVRQGRGGSDRTGRNEPQGPGPGNTYDQER, from the coding sequence ATGTCAGGGCGCGGCAACTTCACCCCGCCCACCGCCGGCGCACCCTCCGGCGCGGGAGAGGTGCCCGAGCGGGACGGGGGCCCGGAGCCCGGCCGGGGCGGCAGCCGCTTCGCGCCCCGCAACTGGCGGGTGGCCACGCGGCTGAACGCCATCCTGCTCATCCCCGCGCTGCTCGCCCTGATCTTCGGCGGCCTGCGTGTCTACGACGCCTACGACACCTGGCAGGAGGCCGACTCCGCCGAGCGCACCGCGGAGCTCGTGCGCGCCGCCGGTGCCTACGCCCACGCCCTCATCGACGAGCGCGACGCGACCGCCCGCCCGCTGCTGGAGGGCCGCCCCGACGATCCGGTCATCGAACGGGCGCGCCGGCTCACCGATGAGGCGGCGGCGGAGTTCCGGGCCCTGGTCCAGGACGCCCCGCGGACGGAGAGCCTCCAGCGCCGCCTCGCCCTGGTGGAGGCCACCGAGCCGACGCTGCCGGCCCTGCGCTCGGCCGCGTACGGCGAGGACCTGCCCGGTGTGGAGACGGAGGAGGGGTACATCGCCGTCCAGCACCCCCTGATGTCCTTCGCCAACGAACTGGGTCTTGGCACCGGCAACATCACCTCCTACGGCCGCACCGTCTACGCCATCTCCCTGGCCAAGTCGGCCAGCTCGCTCCAGCGCGCCATCGGCACCCATCTGCTGGTCGACCCCGGCCCCGGCGCCGCGCAGACCCAGCGCCAGCTCACCGCCTTCAGCAGCTACGCCTACCTGGAGAACATCGCCCGCAACGAGTACTCCGCGGCCGGCACCGAGGCGGACGCCGCCCGGCTGACCGAGGTCCTCACCCAGAGTGGCGCGGGAACAGACTCCGAGCTGCAGCGGATGGTCGCGCTCATCGCCTCCGGTGCGGACGGGTCCGAGCTGGAGGCGGCCGAGCTGACCCCGCAGAACTGGTACGCCGCCTCCACCGACCGGTTCGACGCCTACCACACCATCGAGCGGGAGCTGGTGGACACGGCCGTCGGCGAGGCCCGCGACATCGCCTCCACCGCCCGCCGCGACATGATCATCAGCGCCGGCGTCGTGGTGACCGCCCTGCTGCTGGCCTTCGTCATCGCCATGCTGATGGCCCGCTCCATGAGCCGTTCCATGACCCAGCTGCGCTCCGCCGCGCTGAACGTCGCCGAGGACCGGCTGCCCGCTTTGGTCGAACAGCTCTCGCGCACCCAGCCCGGCTCCGTGGACACCCGCGTCGAGCCGCTGCCGATCAGCAGCCGCGACGAGATCGGCGAGGTGTCGCGGGCGTTCGACCACGTGCACCGTGAAGCGGTGCGGCTGGCCGCCGAGCAGGCCCTGCTGCGCGGCAACGTGAACGCGATCTTCACCAACCTCTCCACCCGCAACCAGGGACTGATCGAGCGCCAGCTGGGCCTCATCGGCGAGCTGGAGGCCCGGGAGGCCGATCCGGAGCAGCTGGAGCATCTGTTCAAGCTGGACCACCTGGCCACCCGGATGCGGCGCAACGGCGAGAACCTGCTGGTGCTGGCGGGGGAGGAGCCGGGCCGCCGGCTGACCGAGCCGGTGCCGCTGGTCGACGTGCTGCGGGCCGCCGCCTCCGAGGTCGAGTCGTACGCCAGGATCGACATGTCCGGCGTCCCGGCGAACGACATCCACGGGGCGGTCGTCACCGACCTGGTGCACCTGCTGGCCGAGCTGCTGGAGAACGCCATCACCTTCTCCTCGCCGCAGACCAAGGTGCGGGTGACAGCAACCCGATTGCCCGACGGTCGTATCATGATCGAAATCCATGACAAGGGTATCGGTCTGACCCCGGAGGACTTCGCGGAGATCAACAAGCGACTGGCCGATCCGCCCTCCGTGGACGCGTCGGTCTCCCAGCGCATGGGCCTGTTCGTCGTCGGCCGGCTGGCCGAGCGGCACGGCATTCGCGTCCAGCTACGCCCTTCGGGGGAACGCTCGGGCACCACATCCCTGGTGATGCTCCCCGAGTCGGTCACCCGGGGCGGGGGCGCCGAACCAGCCGTGGCGGGTGAGGAATTCACCGTTTCCCGGATCGTTACACCGGCACAGGACGCCCACATCACCGAGGCACAGCGGCAGGCAGGTCTGCGGACCGCCGCCGAGCTGGGCTTCGACGACTCGCGGTACGGGGCGCCCGCCGTCGCGCCCGTACCGGCACAACCGGCCCTCCCCCAACTCCCGCAAACCGGTACACAGGCCCCGTACGACCGTGGGTACGAAGGTGGGTACGAGACCCCCCGGACGCCCCCCGTCGAACCGGCGTACGATCAACTCTCGGCGCAGGGAGAGCAGTTCACGGGCTATCCGGCGCCCACAGAATCTCCGCAGGATGGTCCCGCGGGCCCCGGGCAGAGCGTAGGCTTCACTGCACCGGAGCCGGGTACGGCGGAATTCCGTGGTACGACCGGGGCGGGACTGCCCCGTCGCACACCGCCGGGACCGCAGCGGCACGACCACGCCGAAGCGGCTCCGGCGCCGACACCGGCATCCGGGGAGGCGCAGTGGGACCGTGGGCCACGCCGCGAGGCGCGGCCCGGTGGCACCACTTCCGCCGGACTTCCCAAGCGGGTGCCCCGGGCGAATCTGACCGAGCACTCGCCGGCGGAGCCGGGGGCGGCCGAGGGGCCGCAGGTGTCCCGTGATCCGGAAGATGTCCGCGGCAGGCTCAGCAACCTGCACCGCGGTGTACGACAGGGCCGGGGCGGCAGTGACCGCACCGGCCGGAACGAACCGCAGGGCCCCGGCCCTGGTAACACATACGATCAGGAGCGTTAG
- a CDS encoding roadblock/LC7 domain-containing protein: protein MSQAAQNLNWLITNFVENTPGVSHTVVVSADGLLLALSEGFPRDRADQLAAVASGLTSLTAGASRIFEGGAVNQTVVEMERGFLFIMSISDGSSLAVLAHPDADIGLVGYEMALLVDRAGTVLTPDLRAELQGSLLK, encoded by the coding sequence ATGAGCCAGGCGGCGCAGAACCTGAACTGGTTGATCACCAACTTTGTGGAGAACACTCCTGGGGTGTCGCATACGGTGGTGGTGTCGGCTGACGGTCTTCTGCTGGCGTTGTCCGAGGGTTTTCCCCGGGATCGTGCGGATCAGTTGGCTGCGGTGGCGTCGGGGTTGACGTCGTTGACGGCTGGTGCGTCGCGGATCTTCGAGGGTGGTGCGGTGAATCAGACGGTGGTGGAGATGGAGCGTGGTTTCCTCTTCATCATGTCGATCTCGGATGGTTCGTCGTTGGCGGTGCTGGCGCATCCGGATGCCGATATCGGTCTGGTGGGGTATGAGATGGCCCTTCTCGTCGACCGCGCCGGTACCGTACTGACGCCGGATCTGCGAGCCGAGCTCCAGGGCAGCCTGCTCAAGTAG
- a CDS encoding DUF742 domain-containing protein, with the protein MTTPPGGQYGNDFPAQPHSGGQSGRFNFPSAPSGGHRRAAPDHRPAPDQRAEAAPPQRQPQSQPQPQPEQPRRRSFDSEPQPLVRPYAMTGGRTRPRYQLAIEALVSTSADPAQLGGQLPEHQRICQLCYEVKSVAEVSALLSIPLGVTRILVADLAEAGLVAIHQPGHEGEPGGQPDVTLLERVLSGLRKL; encoded by the coding sequence GTGACAACGCCCCCAGGCGGACAGTACGGCAACGACTTTCCGGCGCAGCCGCACAGCGGCGGGCAGTCCGGACGGTTCAACTTCCCCTCGGCGCCCAGCGGCGGTCACCGGCGCGCCGCGCCGGACCATCGCCCGGCGCCGGACCAGCGTGCCGAGGCGGCGCCCCCGCAGCGGCAGCCGCAGTCGCAGCCGCAGCCGCAGCCCGAACAGCCCAGGCGGCGCTCCTTCGACAGTGAGCCCCAGCCGCTGGTGCGTCCGTACGCCATGACGGGTGGCCGGACCAGGCCGCGTTATCAGCTGGCGATCGAGGCGCTGGTGTCCACCAGCGCCGACCCCGCCCAGCTCGGCGGCCAGCTTCCCGAGCACCAGCGGATCTGCCAGCTGTGCTACGAGGTCAAGTCCGTCGCCGAAGTCTCCGCCCTCCTCTCCATTCCTCTCGGTGTCACCCGGATTCTGGTGGCCGATCTGGCTGAGGCTGGGCTTGTCGCGATTCACCAGCCGGGCCACGAGGGGGAGCCCGGCGGTCAGCCTGATGTGACACTGCTCGAAAGGGTGCTCAGTGGACTTCGCAAGCTCTAG
- a CDS encoding GTP-binding protein codes for MDFASSSGAGRSAPSRSTTSAKIVVAGGFGVGKTTFVGAVSEINPLRTEAVMTSASAGIDDLTHTGGKTTTTVAMDFGRITLDQDLILYLFGTPGQDRFWFMWDDLVRGAIGAVVLVDTRRLADCFPAVDYFENSGLPFVIALNGFDGHQPYSPEEVREALQIGPDAPIIVTDARHRAEAKSALITLVEHALMARLR; via the coding sequence GTGGACTTCGCAAGCTCTAGCGGTGCGGGCCGTTCGGCTCCTTCCCGTTCCACTACTTCTGCGAAGATTGTGGTCGCGGGTGGGTTTGGTGTGGGGAAGACCACGTTTGTCGGTGCCGTGTCGGAGATCAATCCGCTGCGTACCGAGGCCGTGATGACGTCCGCGTCCGCCGGTATTGATGATCTGACGCATACCGGTGGTAAGACGACCACGACGGTGGCGATGGACTTCGGTCGTATCACGTTGGATCAGGATCTGATTCTGTATCTCTTCGGTACGCCGGGGCAGGATCGTTTCTGGTTCATGTGGGACGACTTGGTGCGTGGTGCCATTGGTGCGGTGGTGCTGGTGGATACGCGTCGGTTGGCGGATTGTTTTCCGGCGGTGGATTACTTCGAGAACAGTGGTCTGCCGTTCGTGATCGCGTTGAACGGGTTCGACGGGCATCAGCCGTATTCTCCGGAGGAGGTGCGGGAGGCGTTGCAGATCGGTCCGGACGCTCCGATCATCGTGACGGACGCGCGGCATCGTGCGGAGGCGAAGTCGGCGCTGATCACCCTCGTCGAACACGCCCTCATGGCCCGCCTGCGCTGA
- a CDS encoding fumarylacetoacetate hydrolase family protein, protein MRIARFSIDGTVGFGVVEGEPTDEDGLVLDIIKGHPFAEFERSGHRVPLKAVRLLPPVLPSKVVAIGRNYAEHARELGNEVPEVPVAFFKPSTSVIGDGDAIRYPSISQNVHHEAELAVVIGRMCRDVPRERAKDVILGYTCANDVTARDVQDREKQWARAKGFDTSCPLGPWIETDLDPADLAIMCTVNGEQRQLGRTSEMVRTVEDLIVHITESMTLLPQDVILTGTPAGVGPLHAGDEVAVSIEGIGTLTNKVVKA, encoded by the coding sequence GTGCGCATCGCCAGATTCTCCATCGACGGCACCGTCGGGTTCGGTGTGGTGGAGGGGGAGCCCACCGACGAGGACGGGCTCGTACTCGACATCATCAAGGGCCACCCCTTCGCCGAATTCGAGCGCTCGGGCCACCGGGTTCCGCTCAAGGCGGTCCGGCTGCTGCCGCCCGTACTCCCCAGCAAGGTCGTCGCGATCGGCCGCAACTACGCCGAGCACGCCCGTGAGCTGGGCAACGAGGTCCCGGAGGTCCCGGTCGCCTTCTTCAAGCCCTCCACCTCGGTGATCGGCGACGGCGACGCCATCCGGTACCCCTCGATCTCCCAGAACGTCCATCACGAGGCCGAACTGGCCGTGGTCATCGGCCGGATGTGCCGTGACGTGCCGCGCGAACGCGCCAAGGACGTCATCCTCGGCTACACCTGCGCCAACGACGTGACCGCGCGCGACGTCCAGGACCGCGAGAAGCAGTGGGCGCGGGCCAAGGGCTTCGACACCTCCTGCCCGCTCGGCCCCTGGATCGAGACGGATCTGGACCCGGCCGATCTCGCCATCATGTGCACCGTGAACGGCGAGCAGCGGCAGCTCGGCCGCACCAGCGAGATGGTCCGTACCGTGGAGGACCTGATCGTGCACATCACCGAGTCGATGACGCTGCTCCCGCAGGACGTCATCCTCACCGGCACCCCGGCCGGCGTCGGCCCGCTGCACGCCGGCGACGAGGTCGCCGTCTCCATCGAAGGCATCGGCACTCTCACCAACAAGGTCGTCAAGGCGTGA